Proteins encoded by one window of Acuticoccus sp. MNP-M23:
- a CDS encoding extracellular solute-binding protein has protein sequence MRGASALAGSAAFLRPGMGFAQDLASEELRTVGLSVTVQERILNDFKEASGVGSVSGKADIFPNTQTELLSGSSAYDCWEIIGERLPAMTITNTIDSIPAASLKNWANIRPIFTTPDPAIAPQAQISGQIWADEAKTQLWMVPTVFNFDSIGYRPDLVEAEEANTWTALFDEKFKGKTGLNVDPLIAFGQAILAMNSLGLLDVPNPGNPDAEAIDEAAKFLIAKKKAGQFRALWGDFGELVNLLASGEMILADAWQPAVMAVKAQGIPCSYAVPKEGYRAWAIGISQIGNSPNAEAVRAYADYWLSGPPAIIVSEQGYYSPTTNIKDVMAPEKYAFWYEGKPWQGPPERGISEGDLRDGGSLEERASKVSYWHQWPDEYDRLIMRWDEFLSA, from the coding sequence ATGCGCGGCGCCAGTGCGCTGGCCGGGTCCGCCGCCTTCCTGCGCCCCGGCATGGGCTTTGCGCAGGACCTTGCCAGCGAAGAGCTGCGCACCGTCGGCCTGTCCGTCACCGTGCAGGAGCGGATCCTCAACGACTTCAAGGAAGCCTCCGGCGTCGGGTCCGTGTCCGGCAAGGCCGACATCTTCCCCAACACGCAGACCGAGCTTCTGTCGGGGTCCAGCGCCTACGACTGCTGGGAGATCATCGGCGAGCGGCTGCCGGCGATGACGATCACCAACACGATCGATTCCATTCCGGCCGCATCGCTGAAGAACTGGGCGAACATCCGCCCCATCTTCACCACCCCCGACCCCGCCATTGCCCCGCAGGCGCAGATTTCCGGTCAGATCTGGGCGGATGAAGCCAAGACGCAGCTCTGGATGGTGCCCACCGTCTTCAACTTCGATTCCATCGGCTACCGGCCCGACCTGGTGGAGGCCGAGGAAGCCAACACCTGGACCGCGCTGTTCGACGAGAAGTTCAAGGGCAAGACCGGCCTCAACGTCGACCCGCTGATCGCGTTCGGGCAGGCGATCCTTGCGATGAACTCGCTTGGCCTTCTCGATGTGCCGAACCCCGGCAACCCGGATGCCGAAGCGATCGACGAAGCCGCCAAGTTCCTCATTGCCAAGAAGAAAGCCGGCCAGTTCCGCGCGCTCTGGGGCGATTTCGGCGAGCTGGTGAACCTTCTTGCCTCCGGCGAGATGATCCTTGCCGACGCGTGGCAGCCCGCCGTGATGGCGGTGAAGGCGCAGGGCATCCCCTGCTCCTACGCGGTGCCCAAGGAAGGCTACCGCGCCTGGGCCATCGGCATCAGCCAGATCGGCAACTCGCCCAACGCCGAGGCAGTGCGCGCCTACGCCGACTACTGGCTGTCCGGCCCGCCGGCCATCATCGTCTCCGAGCAGGGCTACTACTCGCCCACCACCAACATCAAGGACGTGATGGCGCCGGAGAAATACGCCTTCTGGTACGAGGGCAAGCCGTGGCAGGGCCCGCCGGAGCGCGGCATCAGCGAAGGCGACCTGCGCGACGGCGGCAGCCTCGAGGAGCGCGCGTCCAAGGTCAGCTACTGGCACCAGTGGCCGGACGAGTACGACCGCCTCATCATGCGCTGGGACGAGTTCCTCAGCGCCTGA
- a CDS encoding SDR family NAD(P)-dependent oxidoreductase — MRTVLITGAGIGIGRATAKAFAQAGDRVIVTDVLDAEGKAVAAEIEAEGGTAEFHALDVTSTDNAAAVVAAVEAAHGAIDILVLNAGIAHKVPLAELTDAKWDHTFEVDLKGMLRLVRPAVPAMVENGGGAVVCLSSIMGVAYGWDEHVAYSAAKSGVVGFVRGLAVELARKGVRVNGIAPGYIRTAQALSEQHSLGPEGLEKAADFIPMGRVGEPEDIADVITFLASPSARYLTGQVLTVDGGLLVGRY; from the coding sequence GTGAGAACGGTTCTCATCACAGGCGCCGGAATCGGCATCGGCCGCGCCACCGCCAAGGCATTTGCGCAAGCCGGCGACCGCGTCATCGTCACCGACGTGCTCGACGCCGAAGGCAAGGCCGTCGCCGCCGAGATCGAAGCCGAAGGCGGCACAGCCGAGTTCCATGCGCTCGACGTCACCTCCACCGACAACGCCGCCGCGGTGGTGGCTGCCGTCGAGGCCGCCCACGGCGCCATCGACATTCTGGTCCTCAACGCCGGCATTGCCCACAAGGTCCCGCTGGCGGAGCTGACGGACGCAAAGTGGGACCATACCTTCGAGGTAGACCTGAAGGGAATGCTGCGCCTCGTGCGCCCTGCGGTGCCGGCCATGGTTGAAAATGGCGGCGGCGCGGTGGTGTGCCTCTCCTCCATCATGGGCGTCGCCTACGGGTGGGACGAGCATGTGGCCTACTCGGCCGCCAAGTCCGGCGTTGTCGGCTTCGTGCGCGGACTGGCGGTGGAGCTGGCGCGCAAGGGTGTGCGCGTCAACGGCATTGCGCCCGGCTACATCCGCACCGCGCAGGCACTGTCCGAGCAGCATTCGCTGGGCCCCGAAGGCCTTGAGAAGGCTGCCGACTTCATCCCCATGGGCCGCGTCGGCGAGCCTGAAGACATTGCCGACGTCATCACCTTCCTCGCCTCACCCAGCGCCCGCTACCTCACCGGACAGGTGCTGACCGTCGACGGGGGGCTCCTCGTCGGCCGCTACTGA
- a CDS encoding SDR family NAD(P)-dependent oxidoreductase — translation MSRLAHHRALVTGAGAGIGRAIAIRLAAEGASVTVNDLDPASAEATAASIANEGGRATAAPGDVSSEADVAAMYAAAEAAYGPVTLAVNNAGIVTQVPLETMDAAAFDRMIAVHLRGCFLGCRRAIGPMLAAGSGVIVNIASQLGQIGGTELAHYSAAKAGIIGLTKSFAREVSARGVRVNAVAPGPINTDLVRAISQEWRDAKAAELPLKRFGEPEDVAATVAFLASDDARIYVGQTLGPNSGDVML, via the coding sequence GTGAGCCGCCTTGCCCACCACCGCGCCCTTGTGACCGGCGCCGGCGCAGGGATCGGCCGCGCCATCGCGATCCGCCTTGCCGCCGAAGGCGCCAGCGTGACGGTGAACGACCTCGACCCGGCGAGTGCAGAGGCGACCGCCGCTTCAATTGCAAACGAGGGCGGCCGCGCGACAGCGGCACCCGGCGACGTGTCCAGCGAGGCGGACGTTGCCGCAATGTACGCGGCGGCGGAGGCCGCATACGGCCCGGTCACGCTGGCGGTGAACAATGCCGGCATCGTCACCCAGGTGCCGCTGGAAACAATGGATGCCGCCGCCTTCGACCGGATGATCGCGGTGCACCTCAGGGGCTGCTTCCTCGGCTGCCGGCGTGCCATCGGACCGATGCTGGCGGCAGGCTCCGGCGTCATCGTCAACATTGCAAGCCAGCTGGGGCAGATCGGCGGGACCGAGCTTGCCCACTATTCAGCCGCCAAGGCCGGCATCATCGGCCTCACCAAGTCGTTTGCACGGGAGGTCTCGGCGCGCGGCGTGCGGGTCAACGCCGTCGCGCCCGGCCCGATCAACACCGACCTTGTGCGCGCCATCTCGCAGGAGTGGCGCGACGCGAAGGCCGCTGAGCTGCCGCTGAAACGCTTTGGCGAACCTGAAGACGTTGCCGCCACCGTCGCCTTCCTCGCCAGCGACGACGCCAGGATCTACGTGGGCCAGACGCTCGGCCCCAATTCGGGAGATGTGATGCTGTGA
- a CDS encoding ABC transporter permease, producing the protein MPILRGVLGSYTALFLVFLYAPFIVMGIISFQSGPEGGPQFPIIEWSTYWYEHVLGFAPPSRVAPLPIGEALLRSLTLAFATMLVSTVLGTLTASAFRRRFRGSGVVFYLVVLGMMVPGVLLGLGMALVAREVGIQPTWWGTAFLLHVVYTYPFAFLVMLAIFNRFDPAVEEAAWALGVPPGRTFRKITFPMIFPGVLSAMLFAFTLSYDEFPRTLFTGGSDVTMPIAIYGTFAVEIHPNLFAFGVLTTLFSFALLSVYGILMAASVRKARRVTGVQEDIA; encoded by the coding sequence ATGCCGATCCTGCGCGGGGTTCTGGGGAGCTACACCGCCCTCTTCCTCGTCTTCCTCTATGCGCCGTTCATCGTGATGGGGATCATCTCGTTCCAGTCGGGGCCGGAAGGCGGGCCGCAATTTCCGATCATCGAGTGGTCCACATACTGGTACGAGCACGTTCTCGGGTTCGCACCGCCGAGCCGGGTTGCGCCGCTGCCCATCGGCGAGGCGCTGCTGCGCTCGCTCACCCTCGCCTTTGCCACCATGCTCGTTTCCACCGTCCTCGGCACGCTGACGGCGAGCGCGTTCCGGCGGCGCTTCCGCGGCTCCGGCGTGGTGTTCTACCTGGTGGTGCTGGGGATGATGGTGCCGGGCGTGCTCCTCGGCCTCGGCATGGCGCTGGTTGCCCGCGAGGTCGGCATCCAGCCGACCTGGTGGGGCACCGCCTTCTTGCTCCACGTGGTCTACACCTACCCGTTCGCGTTCCTCGTCATGCTGGCGATCTTCAACCGCTTCGACCCGGCGGTGGAGGAAGCGGCCTGGGCGCTCGGCGTCCCGCCCGGCCGCACCTTCCGCAAGATCACGTTTCCGATGATCTTTCCGGGCGTCCTGTCGGCCATGCTGTTCGCCTTCACCCTCTCCTACGATGAGTTTCCGCGCACCCTCTTCACGGGCGGCTCGGATGTGACGATGCCCATTGCCATCTACGGCACCTTCGCGGTGGAGATTCACCCCAACCTCTTTGCATTCGGGGTGCTGACAACCCTGTTCTCGTTCGCGCTCCTTTCCGTCTACGGCATCCTGATGGCGGCCTCCGTGCGCAAGGCGCGGCGCGTGACCGGCGTGCAGGAGGACATTGCGTGA
- a CDS encoding ABC transporter permease, producing MGPSVAETGSVTTPREKFWKRNHHLLLLAPGIVWMVLFLVVPLAMMVYVSFWTQTTFAISSDLTLASWQAFFASDTYVGALLRTLRIWLTVLVVTFVIGYPTALFIGQFVRNKTTQTILLVACVIPFWTSFLIRVLAWRPMLGREGAVNIVLENLGLISEPIDALLFTELSVVIGMTQIYVVFMVGPIAFMLARIDGSLIEAARDLGASSWTIFRKIIFPLSLPGVVVGAIFVSVMVLGEFATASALSGRKVNLLGNIIVTQVGSLKWAFAAVIGVVLTAVMAVVITALLRVVDLRREI from the coding sequence ATGGGTCCGTCCGTGGCCGAAACGGGCAGCGTCACCACGCCCCGCGAAAAATTCTGGAAGCGCAATCACCATCTCCTGCTGCTGGCGCCCGGCATCGTGTGGATGGTCCTGTTCCTCGTCGTCCCGCTCGCAATGATGGTCTACGTCTCGTTCTGGACGCAGACCACGTTCGCCATCTCGTCCGATCTGACGCTCGCCTCCTGGCAGGCCTTCTTTGCCTCCGACACCTATGTCGGCGCACTCCTGCGCACGCTCCGGATCTGGCTCACCGTTCTCGTGGTCACCTTCGTGATCGGCTACCCCACGGCGCTCTTCATCGGCCAGTTCGTCCGCAACAAGACCACGCAGACGATCCTGCTGGTGGCCTGCGTCATCCCGTTCTGGACCTCGTTCCTGATCCGCGTTCTGGCGTGGCGGCCGATGCTGGGGCGCGAAGGCGCGGTCAACATCGTGCTCGAAAATCTCGGCCTCATTTCCGAACCCATCGACGCGCTGCTCTTCACCGAGCTGTCCGTCGTCATCGGCATGACGCAGATCTACGTCGTCTTCATGGTCGGCCCCATCGCGTTCATGCTGGCGCGGATCGACGGCAGCCTGATCGAGGCCGCGCGCGACCTTGGCGCCTCGTCGTGGACGATTTTCCGAAAGATCATCTTCCCCTTGTCGCTGCCCGGTGTCGTCGTTGGCGCAATTTTCGTCTCGGTGATGGTGCTTGGCGAGTTTGCCACCGCGTCGGCGCTTTCGGGGCGCAAGGTGAATCTCCTCGGCAACATCATCGTCACGCAGGTCGGCTCGCTGAAATGGGCATTTGCCGCGGTCATCGGTGTCGTGCTGACGGCCGTGATGGCGGTGGTCATCACCGCGCTCCTGCGCGTCGTCGATCTCCGGAGGGAAATCTGA
- a CDS encoding ABC transporter ATP-binding protein has product MMELAGLTKRYGDNAALTDLSLTVADDEYLTLLGPSGSGKSTLLRLIAGLERPDAGRILIDGRDITAEPAHRRGLGIVQQNYALFAHMNVRDNIAFGLRFREDDPVTDAGEVDRRVTRMLGLVGLEGLGERMTNAISGGQKQRVSLARTLITEPRIILLDEPLGALDANLRERMTVELRRIRASLGVTFVHVTGNEAEALAMGDRMIVLDNGRTIMVDAPDNIFARPATTRVARFLNAYNVLEGHTERGTFHVAGRTLPLPPGIAEAAYYAVRYDMASISREGTPGGAASLEGTFIASEFMGSRVIYMIKGPDGRIFEVERHLSRAYPENYTTGEPLTLHWSANDALAFDAAGDLITPTAMRGAA; this is encoded by the coding sequence ATGATGGAGCTTGCAGGTCTCACCAAGCGCTACGGCGATAACGCCGCGCTCACCGACCTGTCGCTCACCGTGGCAGACGACGAATACCTCACGCTGCTTGGTCCTTCCGGCTCCGGCAAATCTACCCTCCTGCGCCTGATCGCGGGGCTTGAACGGCCGGATGCCGGCCGCATCCTCATCGACGGGCGGGACATCACGGCAGAGCCCGCACACCGCCGCGGCCTTGGCATCGTCCAGCAGAATTACGCGCTCTTTGCGCACATGAACGTGCGGGACAACATCGCTTTCGGCCTGCGCTTTCGTGAGGACGACCCCGTCACCGACGCCGGCGAGGTCGACCGCCGCGTCACGCGGATGCTGGGGCTCGTCGGCCTCGAAGGGCTCGGCGAGCGGATGACCAACGCCATCTCCGGCGGCCAGAAGCAGCGCGTCTCGCTGGCCCGCACCCTCATCACCGAGCCGCGGATCATCCTGCTCGACGAGCCGCTCGGCGCGCTCGACGCGAACCTTCGCGAACGGATGACCGTCGAGCTTCGCCGCATCCGCGCGTCCCTCGGCGTGACGTTCGTGCACGTCACCGGCAACGAGGCGGAAGCCCTTGCCATGGGCGACCGGATGATCGTGCTCGACAATGGCCGCACCATCATGGTGGACGCGCCGGACAACATCTTCGCGCGGCCCGCAACCACCCGCGTCGCGCGCTTCCTCAACGCCTACAACGTGCTCGAAGGCCATACCGAGCGCGGGACATTTCACGTCGCCGGCCGGACGTTGCCGTTGCCGCCGGGCATTGCCGAAGCCGCCTACTACGCCGTGCGCTACGACATGGCCTCGATCTCTCGCGAGGGCACGCCGGGCGGCGCGGCGAGCCTGGAGGGCACCTTCATCGCAAGCGAATTCATGGGCTCCCGCGTGATCTACATGATCAAGGGACCGGACGGACGGATCTTCGAGGTCGAACGCCACCTGTCGCGCGCGTACCCCGAAAACTACACCACCGGCGAACCGCTGACCCTGCACTGGAGCGCGAACGACGCGCTGGCCTTCGACGCTGCGGGCGATCTCATCACCCCGACCGCCATGCGCGGTGCCGCCTGA
- a CDS encoding GntR family transcriptional regulator encodes MNPTERLERDPNGAEFANRPEPRYVAIASQIEAALASGSLPPGTVLTEEAIARLVGTSRTPVRTALADLASRQLLTRFEGRGYVVAGGGEPRRVPLTPQMLALDAAEPQARRAATAERIATDFEAVVAHALPFGQFRIHEQAAANHYGVSRTVVRELLSRLQDRGLIRKDCRSHWVVGPLTARDVQDYFRIREQLEALALLEAAPHIPPPMIAAMLADTEDALAQGPALAPSRLAALETGMHITLLSHAPNAHLMRMIHQTQIALVVNRVFADAVGGRPFLVSLREHAIVLEFLARGSSGAAANALREHLVLSAQRTRRRLMAFSLFSPPDLPDWLRRVPG; translated from the coding sequence GTGAACCCCACCGAACGCCTCGAGCGGGACCCGAACGGTGCCGAGTTCGCCAATCGGCCGGAGCCGCGCTACGTCGCCATTGCAAGCCAGATCGAGGCTGCGCTGGCGTCCGGAAGCCTGCCGCCCGGCACGGTGCTGACCGAAGAGGCCATCGCCCGTCTGGTCGGCACCAGCCGCACCCCGGTGCGCACCGCACTTGCCGACCTTGCAAGCCGGCAGCTTCTCACCCGCTTCGAGGGGCGGGGGTATGTTGTGGCAGGCGGCGGCGAGCCGCGCCGGGTTCCCCTCACGCCGCAGATGCTGGCGCTGGATGCGGCCGAACCGCAAGCGCGCCGGGCTGCAACCGCCGAGCGGATCGCCACCGATTTCGAGGCGGTGGTGGCCCATGCGCTGCCCTTCGGCCAGTTTCGCATCCACGAGCAGGCGGCGGCCAACCACTACGGTGTCAGCCGCACCGTCGTGCGCGAACTCCTGTCACGGCTGCAGGACCGGGGCCTGATCCGCAAGGATTGCCGCTCGCACTGGGTGGTCGGCCCGCTCACCGCGCGGGACGTGCAGGACTATTTCCGGATCCGCGAGCAGCTGGAGGCGCTGGCGCTGCTGGAGGCTGCGCCGCACATTCCACCGCCGATGATTGCCGCCATGCTGGCCGATACGGAGGATGCCCTTGCGCAAGGGCCGGCGCTGGCGCCATCGCGCCTTGCCGCGCTGGAGACGGGAATGCACATCACGCTTCTGTCCCACGCCCCCAATGCGCACCTCATGCGGATGATCCACCAGACGCAGATTGCGCTGGTTGTGAACCGCGTCTTTGCCGACGCGGTGGGCGGGCGTCCTTTTCTGGTCTCGCTGCGAGAACACGCGATCGTGCTGGAATTTCTCGCCCGCGGCTCCAGCGGCGCGGCGGCCAATGCGCTGCGCGAGCATCTCGTCCTCTCCGCCCAGCGGACGCGGCGCCGGCTGATGGCGTTCTCGCTGTTCAGCCCGCCCGACCTGCCGGACTGGCTCCGCCGCGTTCCAGGTTAG